The genome window TGATTTGCCAGGAGAATTGGTGCTAAACCTTCACCAAATTAATGACAGTATCTGCACGAGGAAAACATAAAGCTTACCATCTTCAGCTCTTCCACGTTCTTGTTGGATTTCCGAATAATGGAACAAATACGAGCATGTGCATACTGAAGGTACACAGCAGTATTTCCCTGTTCACATAGAGAATGAACATGAGCATAATGATGATCATGTTAACAAAATTCTCAGAGTGCATTCCAAGAAAAATAGTCTGGTTGGTACCTTATCGCTCAGCATTTGTTCAAAACTAAATGTGTAATTAGTGAGCCTGTTATTTTTTAGATCAGCGTACCTGTAGTAAAGTTACAGAAATGTGTTACGATAAATTGGATTGTCCGTAAAATACTCCctctgttcttttttatttgtcgtgttttagttcaaaaatgaattagcggaggacaaatattcgagaacggaggtagtactTAGTTATTGCTTAGTCAAATCAAGAGGTGCCATCTTTCTAAAACAAGACATTCCAGAACATACTTCACAGCACCATATCCAACAGCCTCTGAAGTTTGCTCTAATTCCTCATCCGTCCAGTCAACAATTTTGCCTGACAAAAACAATGTGATCATATTTACCTGAAGAATAACAATAAGTTTCCAAAATAATCCAGTTTACCATTTTCAGTGAGCCGTTGTAGTAGTTCTGATTTGCTCCGAGATTTAGCCTCATCAAGTAGCTCTACCAATCGAACAACCTCAGTACTGCGGGTTCGGAACCGCTTGCCATCTGAACCAAGAACAAGACCAAATCCAACATGGCTTGTTTTCGGAAACTTCTTTTCACTTGGATCTGGGAGCCAACCGGCCATCTTTGCAGCCTGTAGAAAGACAGTAGAAGATTCAATAAAAGCATATTAAATGGAAAATACCTTGGTGCCACTCCGTGCTTACACTGAAAACCATGTCAAAGTGCTGCTGCTGACCAACATCTGTAACATATATGATCCACTCTGCCTGCTCAACATTGAGCCGATACCtccataaagccatggacaataaataaataaatccacattagatatatatatatatatatatatatatatatatatatatatatatatatatatatatatatatatatatatatatatatatatatatagcagcATCATAGGTTCAAAATTCAAATGCAAGTCATAAGCTTAAATGCAGGACAGCAGGACACCGCATTGCAAATACCATTTTAGTATAAAGGCAGGGTAGCATTAAAAGAGTACTATTGCAGATCTATTGACAATATAACTATAGCAGCATGTTTTCACTAAAAGTCGTAAGAATGGCTGCGACTGCAAAAGGGCTCCGCGCGCTGGAGGCTGCAGCAAAGGTGCCACACACTGGAGGCTCGAGGGCCTCTGCAGCAGCCACGCGATGGAGCAACGGACGCACAGCAGGGGCGAAGGGAGAGGAGGGCGACAGCGCTAGAGAAGGGGGCAATGGAGCAAGGGCGGTGGTGCTGAGCAGGGCGCACGCCACATCGAGTCGAAGACCCTGATCGAGCTTGCTCCAACGATAAGGCCGATTAATCGCGAATAGTCGGACGACTTTAAAACCTTGGAATGAACCCTCAAAAGCACAAGCACTTACCAAAGAGCAGTTAAGTCTGTTGAGGCATAGTTGAAGCCACCATCACTCTTAACAACAATCAAAGGGATTTGATGACCTTGAATAAATATAACTCGGGCACCCTCACTCTCCTTGATCAAGCCTTTGTTACTCAATTCCTCCAGCACTTGAGGAATATAAGGATTATAGAAACTCTCCCCCTGAAAGGTGCTAAATTAATTAGCCTAAACCAATGGCCTGGTCAGCTGCTTCATTGATGAGACAGACAACATGAGCATAAACATTCAACAATACCAATTGATCGAGCTTTGATTAACAagttaacaagggaaagggaTACACATGCTCCAGTTAAAGCACAGATATGCATGTACTTTTCTGTGAAAAACTGAACATGGTAGAAGTTAATGTGAACAGGAATGTTGTTAAGATAATGCTATATGTAAATCAAACCCAAAATATCCATATGAGTAATTCACCTCGCACCTAAGTTCTGTAGTCAACCAACCTTTCTATCAAAAATATATGTTTCAACTACAATGTGTTGTACCTTTTCTTCAAGCACCACATTTAGGCGCTTGTAGACCAAGTCAAATTCGCTCCTGCTAATGTCACAAATTTTTTTCCATGCTTCTCGATATTTATCCTCCCCTCCCTACATATAATACAATGCTTGGATTAGAACATGTCAAGCTTCCCTGAGTCAGACTCAGACATCCAAAATGATGCACTCACCTGTAGCCGAACAACTCCTTGTTGAGCCCTTGCTTTAAAGTCTGGATCACTGTCAAACCTATGCTTGGATGCTTTATAGAAAATCTGTGTCATATAACCAAGTTAAAATGTTAGTCCCGATAGTAGGAACAAGACATGTCATACAACAAAAAAATGCCAATTTCCAGCACTTATTTTAAGTGATTTTGAAACACACGAGTGCTTGGATGGATTATAAAGGAAAACAGGCAACCAACTATTAAGTAGGTAGCAGGGTGCTCAACTTATAACAAGAAACTACCAACAAAAAGCAAAATCCATCATGAACAATGATAGACACGTTGAGGAGATAAATATATGAGACAATGCAATGGATTTTAGCAAGACGCCACAATACAATCACAACAGTAATTTGTACAAACACTGACAAGGCATAAGCCACTGCAGCAATAATAATGTTCATAACCATTGATAAGCATTGAATGTGGTTTTCACAAGTGCTACCAAGAATACAGTCAGAGCCTGTTAATTTTGACCAAATAAATATTTGTAAGTGTTGGGATATGTGGTTTGAGTAAATATTTCACAGAAATACTTTCATCATTTTATCCTGAATATTTTTAGTATATGACAACAAAACTTAATGGTCAACTCGGCATCATATTTAGCTTTCATGTTTGCATGTTTTGTATGCAGAGAGCCAAGAGACAAATAATTGCATCGTTGCATTGAATGTGTTACCTGAAGGTCCCCAATGGCCTGGCAACCTATCTCCTGCCAATTTGGAAATTTCTCAAAAAGATATTCTATTAGCATCCCAAACTGCATGAACACAAACATGAGTTAGCATGCTGCATGTGCAGCGGTAAACAGTCTCAATCTTTTAGGCCACATACAGAAAACCAAGGCACAAACTTCTCAAACAGCCCAGCCACACACAATATCTTTTAATTTATGCATGATTTTACTTCTtacaaaatgaaaatgtgctcatAGGTAAGCCTAGATACAGAAATTACATGGACATTCCTACACATATAAAAAAAGGTAGTCATAATATTAAGGAAAGCTTGGTGATGCTTCTatagaaaaaataaataaatctCATTACGAAGTGGAAACAGACTCTGGGTATCAGGTAAGAAAACAGAATGCACAGTGTAAGGTACAAAAATGCAAATTGTCCAAGGTGATTAACACAACACCAGCAGAACCGGCGCTGAGTGAACCTTTTGGCCAATGAAGACAAAGAAAATTGCAGATGTAATAAGCAATGGTACGCTATAGAAGTAGGTATACGAAAGATTGGGCACCACTGCACCAGAGAGTATTTTTCACAAGAATCAAGTACTAAAGCAGTTCAGCCATATGTAAAAATATTTTGTTTCACCAAAAGCATGTAATAAAATGTTTAGATCACAATACAAGACTTGTTACCTGTGTACCCCAATCTCCCACATGGTTTCTGCGCAGAACAACAACATTCGAGAACTCAAACATGCGTGCTAATGTATCTCCAATAATTGTAGACCTTAAATGTCCCACATGCATTTCCTTTGCAATATTAGGTGATGAAAAATCAACCACTGTCCTATTTACTGGCAGAACTGGTGCCCAAGTCTTGATGCCGTTAACAAGCATATCTTGTATTCTCTGCAAATAATGTAGCTCATTGACAAATTGCGGGAATAGATAATGGCACTGCTAATGCTAGCATAACTTGTAGATAAAAAAATCTCAGTCAAACCTGTGCAACCCAGCGGTTTGATAAGGTAATGTTCACAAAACCAGGTCCAGCAACAGATGCAGATTCAATAATATCAGAAGACGGCAGATTCTTGGCAATGGCCTGAGAAAATGTGAAGAGAACAGTATGTTGTTAGTGTAAAAGAGCTTGAGCATGAATGAAAAAGTGAAGTGGGTCATAGAGAAATATTAGTTCCAAGTCTTATGAGAAAGTACTTAGTGTAAGTCTATACAACAAAAAGGTATACAGACAAATACCTGCCCAATGGaattagggtttttgaaaatTGTTCCAGATCCTTTAACCTTTGACCATAATCCCATAGCATTGTTGCTGCACATGGTTCAGCAAGAATCAATTGATGAGCTCATGGAAGGAAAGTTAATTAATTATAATAATTAATAAAGAAGCAACAAATAGTCAGATTGTATGAGGGATCGATACAGCAGGTAAGGCAACATGCAAACAAGGTACCACTGGTAGTCAGCAAACTTTGCTGAAACTTCAACCATCGGTTCTACCTCCACATCGGGCAATGTAGTCTGGAGGGATGaaaggaccagcctggagagctgTTGCTTGACACTCCCAGCCCGCTGCATGGTTAAATTCAAATGAAGCAGGGAAACTAGAAAAGAAAATTAAGCAATGCAATCATTTTCAGAGGCAGCAGCCCACCCAGTGCACTCACCACAGTGGATTCCTGCTCCTGAGGAGCAACGGAGGTCGAGGTCTCGTCTCCCATAGTGGTGGCACTGCACGAGATCCGCAGAagcctggaggaagaagcgggtctacAGTGACCTGACTAGCCAGAACGAGAAAACAGTCCAAATCAAACAATTAACCAATGCAGCGAGTCTTCAATGAACTGAAAAGGAAGCATAAAAGTGTGACACTCCTATCCCAATCCACTAACAATCCAAATGTGCCCACACTGTTCATTTGAAGCAGATTACGAAATCAAATGGCACAATTAACCGACGCCGTTCAAAAAAAAACCAAGTCCAAATTAATTAAGCAATAAAATGAGCATGAGTAACCGAACCCAAAGCATGACAAGTTCAAGGTTCCTGACAGACGATCCCAATCAGCTGATGCAATCCAAATCTAGTGCCTTCACCAGTTGTTAACAATTTAAAGCAATGTTTGTTAACAATTTAAAACAATTTAAAGCAATTTATTCATCTAGAAGAAGCGCACGTGAGTCCTGACGCTACACTAATCCCCGCTGATGCGAACGGGATTGGAGAGGGTGAGCCCCAGTACAGAGCAAATCTATAAACCCAGCCTTACCCAACATCCGAACCCCGAGCCCCCTCCAAAATCCACGGGGAAACCACGGAAACGCAGACACCATCTAGTTTGGGAGTCAAAAACGGGATTGGCTAAAATCCCCTTCTTATGCAGGCGATTTTAGCCCCTCTAGTCCCCTCCGGTTTTTGAACTCTCAAACTAGAATCTAATGCCCCACCCGGACTACCAACCCCTAAACCCCCAAAACCGCGCGTCCCACTCACACCGAGAGTCCGAGACCGAACCTAAAATCCTCTCGGCTGTTTCTCCGCGGCGAGCTGAGGCGGTCCGAGAAGAGGGCTCGAGGAGGAAGGAGAGAGGGAAGCGAACTCACCGGAGCGCGGGGCGCGGAAGAGGAGCGGGAGACGGAGGCGCGCGGGGGTAGGCGCCGCCACTGCAGTTGCTGCTGCCGCGAGAGCTTGCATCCTCGTCCCGCCGTCAGTTAAATACCCCCTCCCCCTCTCACGGTCACAGGAGGTAGCGTAGCGTGCGCGACACAGACAGTCACACTCACTGACTCACAGTACACAGGCACCGCGCGACGGCGCGAGGCTTGTCGAGGGGTCGTTTGGCTTGCCTTTTTTCTTCCAAATATATGTACTTCTATTCGTTTTAACTCTTAATTTTGTATATTCATATATATAGAAAAAACATATAAATCTAAACACGTAAAACACATACTCAAATATTGTTTGAATCTAGTAATTATTTAAAATAGGTTTTAATTTAGAACAGAAGAAGTATTATATATAATTATATTACTCTGTCTTTTCATAGGATATTTAATTTTCCTATATAATTTTACTTTATATTTAGCTACATATTATGTCTAAATATATATGATAAAAATAATACTTCTATAAAATATAGATCCTATATTATATGAACTCGGCCATTTTACATTTAGTAGCTACATATTATGGATTTCCACCTCTTAATTAGGGTATGTTTAGTTCAGTCATAGACCACCAAAAATATAATTATAGATGTGAGCTACAAAAAATCTGTTATGAACTGACGTTGTGCGAAAACTAAAATATGTTTGGTTGAAATAACTATTAGTTGTAGATATAAGAGCATGGTAGCTTGTGTCGGGGTTAAAAAAACCCATGCACCAAGGCTTGTGGGTCACGATGAGGGCTAGTTTGGTGACTAGGGAATTCGAGGAGATCCATGGGGAGGTTCCCGGTCACCAAAACAGCCCTGAGTAAAATCGCTCCAAAGAGGCTTGAATGAGACCCAACTAACCCCCGAGCGCAGGCGGACCAATGTCAACTCTATGGGGTGGCATCAGTCTCAAGCCCTAACGCGAAGTAGGTGCACCTAGGGGTCGGTCGAGACGGAAGAGGATCGGGCGAACCGCACCCCTCCTAAAAGGGTCGGCTTAATCGGACGCGAGCGAACCACACACAATTTGCGGGTCGAatgttgaaaggaaaatgtgcactTGGACCATTTATagttgtgtcggggaccataattaggggtaccctcaagacgcctaattctcagctggtaacccccatcagcataaagctgcaaaggcctgatgggtacgattaagtcagggatcagtccacacgagtgactcgatcacgcttcacccgagcctagcctcggccaagggcagccgacctcgagagacttctgtctcgcccgaggccccctttttatggcggacacatcaccggctcgcccgaggccttggcttcgctcagaagcaaccttgactaaatcgccgcaccgactgaccaaattgcaggggcatttaacgcaaaggtggcctgacacctttatcctgacacgcgcccccggcagagccgaagtgaccgccgtcactccaccgctccactggccagtctgacagaaggacagcgccgcctgcgccactccgactgcagtgccactcgacagagtgagtctgacaggcagtcaggccttgccaaaggcgccacggcgaactccgccccgcccgaccccagggctcggactcgggctaagacccggaagacggcgaactccgctccgcccgaccccagggctcggactcgggctaagacccggaagacggcgaactccgctccgcccgaccccagggctcggactcgggctaagacccggaagacggcgaactccgctccgcccgaccccagggctcggactcgggctaagacccggaagacggcgaactccgctccgcccgaccccagggctcggactcgggctaagacccggaagacggcgaactccgctccgcccgaccccagggctcggactcgggctaagacccggaagacgacgaaactccgcctcgcccgaccccagggctcggactccgccctggcctcggccgaacgacttccgcctcgcccgaccccatggctcgggctcggccacggcaacggaaggcagactcaacctcggcttcggaggaacccccacgtcgccctgcctagggcacagaccgccacgtcaacaggaagcgccatcatcatcctaccccgaatcgactcgggtcacggagaacaagaccggcgtcccatccggccagctccgccggaggggcaatgatggcgctccacaagctctatgacgacggcggcccccagctctcttacggaagcaggacgacgtcagcagggactcgaccgctccaacagctgtccctccgtcaggctccgccgcacctccgacagccacgacatcacgccagcagggtgcccagatctctccggctgccacattggcatgtacctagggcgctagctctccctccgctagacacgtagcactctgctacaccccccattgtacacc of Zea mays cultivar B73 chromosome 8, Zm-B73-REFERENCE-NAM-5.0, whole genome shotgun sequence contains these proteins:
- the LOC100281742 gene encoding arginyl-tRNA synthetase; protein product: MQALAAAATAVAAPTPARLRLPLLFRAPRSGHCRPASSSRLLRISCSATTMGDETSTSVAPQEQESTVRAGSVKQQLSRLVLSSLQTTLPDVEVEPMVEVSAKFADYQCNNAMGLWSKVKGSGTIFKNPNSIGQAIAKNLPSSDIIESASVAGPGFVNITLSNRWVAQRIQDMLVNGIKTWAPVLPVNRTVVDFSSPNIAKEMHVGHLRSTIIGDTLARMFEFSNVVVLRRNHVGDWGTQFGMLIEYLFEKFPNWQEIGCQAIGDLQIFYKASKHRFDSDPDFKARAQQGVVRLQGGEDKYREAWKKICDISRSEFDLVYKRLNVVLEEKGESFYNPYIPQVLEELSNKGLIKESEGARVIFIQGHQIPLIVVKSDGGFNYASTDLTALWYRLNVEQAEWIIYVTDVGQQQHFDMVFSAAKMAGWLPDPSEKKFPKTSHVGFGLVLGSDGKRFRTRSTEVVRLVELLDEAKSRSKSELLQRLTENGKIVDWTDEELEQTSEAVGYGAVKYADLKNNRLTNYTFSFEQMLSDKGNTAVYLQYAHARICSIIRKSNKNVEELKMSGAISLDHPDERVLGLYLIRFAEVVEEACTNLLPNVVCEYLYNLSEMFTKFYTNCQVVGSPEETSRLLLCQATAVVMRQCFNLLGITPVYKL
- the LOC100281742 gene encoding arginyl-tRNA synthetase isoform X2 → MWSNNAMGLWSKVKGSGTIFKNPNSIGQAIAKNLPSSDIIESASVAGPGFVNITLSNRWVAQRIQDMLVNGIKTWAPVLPVNRTVVDFSSPNIAKEMHVGHLRSTIIGDTLARMFEFSNVVVLRRNHVGDWGTQFGMLIEYLFEKFPNWQEIGCQAIGDLQIFYKASKHRFDSDPDFKARAQQGVVRLQGGEDKYREAWKKICDISRSEFDLVYKRLNVVLEEKGESFYNPYIPQVLEELSNKGLIKESEGARVIFIQGHQIPLIVVKSDGGFNYASTDLTALWYRLNVEQAEWIIYVTDVGQQQHFDMVFSAAKMAGWLPDPSEKKFPKTSHVGFGLVLGSDGKRFRTRSTEVVRLVELLDEAKSRSKSELLQRLTENGKIVDWTDEELEQTSEAVGYGAVKYADLKNNRLTNYTFSFEQMLSDKGNTAVYLQYAHARICSIIRKSNKNVEELKMSGAISLDHPDERVLGLYLIRFAEVVEEACTNLLPNVVCEYLYNLSEMFTKFYTNCQVVGSPEETSRLLLCQATAVVMRQCFNLLGITPVYKL
- the LOC100281742 gene encoding arginyl-tRNA synthetase isoform X1, encoding MGDETSTSVAPQEQESTVRAGSVKQQLSRLVLSSLQTTLPDVEVEPMVEVSAKFADYQCNNAMGLWSKVKGSGTIFKNPNSIGQAIAKNLPSSDIIESASVAGPGFVNITLSNRWVAQRIQDMLVNGIKTWAPVLPVNRTVVDFSSPNIAKEMHVGHLRSTIIGDTLARMFEFSNVVVLRRNHVGDWGTQFGMLIEYLFEKFPNWQEIGCQAIGDLQIFYKASKHRFDSDPDFKARAQQGVVRLQGGEDKYREAWKKICDISRSEFDLVYKRLNVVLEEKGESFYNPYIPQVLEELSNKGLIKESEGARVIFIQGHQIPLIVVKSDGGFNYASTDLTALWYRLNVEQAEWIIYVTDVGQQQHFDMVFSAAKMAGWLPDPSEKKFPKTSHVGFGLVLGSDGKRFRTRSTEVVRLVELLDEAKSRSKSELLQRLTENGKIVDWTDEELEQTSEAVGYGAVKYADLKNNRLTNYTFSFEQMLSDKGNTAVYLQYAHARICSIIRKSNKNVEELKMSGAISLDHPDERVLGLYLIRFAEVVEEACTNLLPNVVCEYLYNLSEMFTKFYTNCQVVGSPEETSRLLLCQATAVVMRQCFNLLGITPVYKL